A genomic window from Glycine max cultivar Williams 82 chromosome 17, Glycine_max_v4.0, whole genome shotgun sequence includes:
- the LOC100790341 gene encoding kinesin-like protein KIN-4A isoform X2 → MEASEKCSVKVALHIRPLIADERQQGCIECVSVTPSKPQVQIGSHAFTFDYVYGNGGSPSVEMFEECVAPLVDGLFQGYNATVLAYGQTGSGKTYTMGTGYNDNCRSGLIPQVMNALFKKIETLKHQTEFQLRVSFIEILKEEVRDLFDRVSMGKPETSNSNGHSGKITVPGKSPIQIRETSNGVITLAGITEVAVSTLHEMSSYLEQGSLSRATGSTNMNNQSSRSHAIFTITLEQMHKLHSSSPTNDSSDEDMGEEYLSAKLHLVDLAGSERAKRTGSDGVRLKEGIHINKGLLALGNVISALGDEKKRKEGVHVPYRDSKLTRLLQDSLGGNSKTVMIACISPADINAEETLNTLKYANRARNIQNKPVVNRDLISNEMQQLRQQLKYLQAELCSRVLKERIAWLESTNEDLYRELHKYRSRCAFVERCEIDEPNGHIILMKTDGLERHFQSLDSSDHPMVGSISGEDSKETDEAAKELEHVLLQNTMDKEMNELNKRLEQKESEMKVIAVDTETLKQHFGKKILELEEEKRKVQEERDRLLHEVENLASNSDGLAHKTQDVRGQKLKALEAQILDLRKKQESHVQLLKQKEKSEDAAKRLQTEIQYIKAQKVQLQHKMKQEAEQFRQWKASREKELLQLKKEGRKNEYERHKLEALNQRQKMVLQRKTEEATMATKRLKELLEARKSSPRDNSVYSNGHLQPGLVNEKSLQRWLDQELEVMVHVHEVRAEYDKQNQVQAALEEELALLKQDRFSDGQTIPKGKSKYLRLLSMSPDAKVERIASLENMLCMSSVALKAMASQLTEAEERERTLNNRGRWNQLRSMGDAKNVLQYLFNATAEARCKLWEKNMELQDLKEQLNELVALLQQSEAQRKELVKEQKIKEQAVAITLDTPALENSRSLKHLADEMSGPLSPMSLPAPKQLKFTPGVVNWSGRESATFLDEARKMIPIGELSTKRLAAIGQAGKLWKWKRSHHQWLLQFKWKWQKPWKLSEWIKHSDETIMRLTRGQLIAVCMQVRCKLDSFLGFVRVVLLEKVWMLEKVVIILCSL, encoded by the exons ATGGAAGCATCAGAGAAATGCTCTGTGAAAGTCGCTCTTCACATTCGTCCTCTCATTGCCGATGAACGACAACAAGGTTGCATTGAATGTGTTTCCGTTACGCCTTCGAAGCCTCAG GTTCAAATTGGGTCGCATGCCTTTACATTTGATTACGTTTATGGAAATGGTGGATCTCCTTCAGTTGAGATGTTTGAGGAATGCGTTGCTCCATTGGTTGATGGCTTATTCCAAGGATACAATGCTACAGTACTTGCCTATGGTCAG ACAGGATCTGGGAAAACATATACCATGGGAACTGGCTATAATGACAATTGTCGGAGTGGATTAATTCCTCAGGTTATGAATGCGTTGTTCAAGAAGATTGAAACACTAAAGCATCAAACAGAATTTCAGTTGCGAGTCTCCTTCATTGAG ATTTTGAAGGAAGAGGTGAGGGACTTGTTCGATAGGGTATCTATGGGCAAACCAGAAACCTCTAACTCTAATGGCCATTCTGGAAAAATAACTGTTCCTGGGAAGTCACCAATACAAATTCGTGAAACATCAAATGGAGTAATAACACTGGCAGGAATAACTGAAGTTGCTGTAAGTACATTACATGAGATGTCTTCTTACTTGGAGCAGGGTTCTTTAAGCAGGGCAACGGGAAGTACAAATATGAACAACCAGTCCAG TCGGTCACATGCCATTTTCACAATTACATTAGAACAGATGCACAAACTCCATTCTAGTTCTCCCACCAATGACTCTTCAGATGAGGATATGGGTGAAGAATACCTTTCAGCAAAGCTCCATTTGGTAGATCTAGCTGGATCTGAACGAGCTAAAAGAACAGGTTCTGATGGTGTTCGTTTGAAAGAAG gtaTACACATCAATAAAGGTCTTCTTGCTCTTGGTAATGTCATAAGTGCACTAGGGGATGAGAAAAAGCGAAAGGAGGGTGTACATGTTCCTTATCGGGATAGCAAACTCACTCGACTCTTACAG GATTCACTTGGTGGAAACAGCAAAACTGTCATGATAG CTTGCATTAGTCCTGCTGATATCAATGCTGAGGAAACTCTCAATACTCTCAAGTATGCAAACCGTGCTCGTAATATTCAAAATAAGCCTGTA GTTAATCGAGATTTAATCTCCAATGAGATGCAGCAATTGCGCCAGCAGTTGAAGTATTTGCAGGCTGAACTTTGTTCTCGG GTTCTCAAGGAAAGGATTGCTTGGCTTGAGTCTACTAATGAGGACCTCTACAGAGAACTTCATAAATATCGCAGTAGATGTGCTTTTGTAGAGAGATGTGAAATTGATGAACCT aATGGACACATTATTCTCATGAAAACCGATGGGCTTGAGAGGCACTTTCAGAGCTTAGATTCATCTGACCATCCCATGGTTGGAAGTATATCAG GTGAGGATTCTAAGGAAACTGATGAAGCAGCTAAAGAGTTGGAGCATGTACTATTGCAAAATACCATGGATAAAGAAATGAATGAATTGAATAAGCGCTTGGAGCAGAAAGAg TCTGAGATGAAGGTCATTGCAGTTGATACTGAAACACTCAAACAACACTTTGGGAAGAAAATTTTGGAACTTGAGgaggagaaaagaaaagtgcag GAAGAGAGGGACCGTTTATTGCACGAGGTAGAGAATCTTGCTTCTAATTCAGATGGGCTAGCACACAAAACTCAAGATGTTCGTGGCCAAAAATTGAAGGCATTGGAAGCACAG ATTTTAGACCTCAGGAAGAAACAAGAAAGCCATGTGCAGCTATTAAAGCAAAAAGAGAAGAGTGAAGACGCTGCAAAAAGACTGCAGACTGAGATACAATATATCAAGGCTCAGAAG GTTCAGTTGCAGCATAAAATGAAGCAAGAGGCAGAACAATTTCGACAATGGAAGGCTTCTCGTGAGAAGGAGCTACTCCAG TTGAAAAAGGAGGGAAGAAAAAATGAGTACGAAAGACATAAGCTTGAGGCTCTAAACCAACGTCAGAAAATG GTTCTTCAAAGGAAGACAGAGGAAGCAACAATGGCTACGAAAAGGctaaaagaattgttggaggCCCGCAAATCTTCTCCCCGTGATAACTCTG TTTATTCAAATGGACATCTACAGCCTGGGCTG GTCAATGAAAAATCCCTCCAAAGGTGGCTTGATCAGGAGCTGGAGGTCATGGTACATGTGCATGAAGTTCGTGCTGAATATGACAAACAAAATCAAGT ccaAGCTGCACTGGAAGAGGAGTTGGCTTTACTAAAACAGGATCGGTTTTCAGATGGGCAGACTATTCCCAAAGGAAAGAGCAAATATTTGAG GCTGTTATCCATGTCACCAGATGCAAAAGTTGAGAGAATAGCTTCTCTTGAGAACATGTTGTGCATGTCCTCAGTTGCTTTGAAAGCCATGGCTTCACAACTCACTGAGGCAGAAGAAAGGGAACGAACATTAAATAACCGAGGTCGTTGGAACCAGCTACGCTCAATGGGAGATGCAAAGAATGTGCTTCAATATTTGTTCAATGCTACTGCAGAAGCAAG GTGCAAATTGTGGGAAAAGAATATGGAACTTCAGGATTTGAAAGAACAACTAAATGAGCTTGTAGCACTGCTACAACAAAGTGAAGCACAGAGAAAAGAACTTGTAAAggagcaaaaaataaaagaacaagcTGTTGCCATCACATTGGATACACCAGCATTG GAAAACTCACGGTCCTTAAAACACCTTGCGGATGAAATGAGTGGTCCGTTATCTCCAATGTCGCTTCCTGCACCAAAGCAACTCAAATTCACTCCTGGAGTTGTTAATTGGTCAGGCAGGGAGTCAGCTACATTTTTAGATGAAGCACGAAAG ATGATACCCATTGGAGAGTTGTCAACGAAGAGGCTAGCAGCTATAGGACAAGCCGGAAAACTTTGGAAGTGGAAGAGAAGTCATCATCAATGGCTGCTACAGTTTAAATGGAAGTGGCAGAAGCCCTGGAAACTCTCAGAATGGATCAAACACAGTGATGAGACAATTATGAG GTTGACAAGAGGACAGTTGATTGCAG TATGCATGCAGGTACGATGTAAATTGGACAGTTTCCTGGGATTTGTCAGGGTCGTTTTGCTGGAGAAAGTTTGGATGTTGGAGAAAGTTGTCATAATTCTGTGTagcttgtaa
- the LOC100790341 gene encoding kinesin-like protein KIN-4A isoform X4 has protein sequence MEASEKCSVKVALHIRPLIADERQQGCIECVSVTPSKPQVQIGSHAFTFDYVYGNGGSPSVEMFEECVAPLVDGLFQGYNATVLAYGQTGSGKTYTMGTGYNDNCRSGLIPQVMNALFKKIETLKHQTEFQLRVSFIEILKEEVRDLFDRVSMGKPETSNSNGHSGKITVPGKSPIQIRETSNGVITLAGITEVAVSTLHEMSSYLEQGSLSRATGSTNMNNQSSRSHAIFTITLEQMHKLHSSSPTNDSSDEDMGEEYLSAKLHLVDLAGSERAKRTGSDGVRLKEGIHINKGLLALGNVISALGDEKKRKEGVHVPYRDSKLTRLLQDSLGGNSKTVMIACISPADINAEETLNTLKYANRARNIQNKPVVNRDLISNEMQQLRQQLKYLQAELCSRVGAPADEVRVLKERIAWLESTNEDLYRELHKYRSRCAFVERCEIDEPNGHIILMKTDGLERHFQSLDSSDHPMVGSISGEDSKETDEAAKELEHVLLQNTMDKEMNELNKRLEQKESEMKVIAVDTETLKQHFGKKILELEEEKRKVQEERDRLLHEVENLASNSDGLAHKTQDVRGQKLKALEAQILDLRKKQESHVQLLKQKEKSEDAAKRLQTEIQYIKAQKVQLQHKMKQEAEQFRQWKASREKELLQLKKEGRKNEYERHKLEALNQRQKMVLQRKTEEATMATKRLKELLEARKSSPRDNSVYSNGHLQPGLVNEKSLQRWLDQELEVMVHVHEVRAEYDKQNQVQAALEEELALLKQDRFSDGQTIPKGKSKYLRLLSMSPDAKVERIASLENMLCMSSVALKAMASQLTEAEERERTLNNRGRWNQLRSMGDAKNVLQYLFNATAEARCKLWEKNMELQDLKEQLNELVALLQQSEAQRKELVKEQKIKEQAVAITLDTPALENSRSLKHLADEMSGPLSPMSLPAPKQLKFTPGVVNWSGRESATFLDEARKMIPIGELSTKRLAAIGQAGKLWKWKRSHHQWLLQFKWKWQKPWKLSEWIKHSDETIMRLTRGQLIAGTM, from the exons ATGGAAGCATCAGAGAAATGCTCTGTGAAAGTCGCTCTTCACATTCGTCCTCTCATTGCCGATGAACGACAACAAGGTTGCATTGAATGTGTTTCCGTTACGCCTTCGAAGCCTCAG GTTCAAATTGGGTCGCATGCCTTTACATTTGATTACGTTTATGGAAATGGTGGATCTCCTTCAGTTGAGATGTTTGAGGAATGCGTTGCTCCATTGGTTGATGGCTTATTCCAAGGATACAATGCTACAGTACTTGCCTATGGTCAG ACAGGATCTGGGAAAACATATACCATGGGAACTGGCTATAATGACAATTGTCGGAGTGGATTAATTCCTCAGGTTATGAATGCGTTGTTCAAGAAGATTGAAACACTAAAGCATCAAACAGAATTTCAGTTGCGAGTCTCCTTCATTGAG ATTTTGAAGGAAGAGGTGAGGGACTTGTTCGATAGGGTATCTATGGGCAAACCAGAAACCTCTAACTCTAATGGCCATTCTGGAAAAATAACTGTTCCTGGGAAGTCACCAATACAAATTCGTGAAACATCAAATGGAGTAATAACACTGGCAGGAATAACTGAAGTTGCTGTAAGTACATTACATGAGATGTCTTCTTACTTGGAGCAGGGTTCTTTAAGCAGGGCAACGGGAAGTACAAATATGAACAACCAGTCCAG TCGGTCACATGCCATTTTCACAATTACATTAGAACAGATGCACAAACTCCATTCTAGTTCTCCCACCAATGACTCTTCAGATGAGGATATGGGTGAAGAATACCTTTCAGCAAAGCTCCATTTGGTAGATCTAGCTGGATCTGAACGAGCTAAAAGAACAGGTTCTGATGGTGTTCGTTTGAAAGAAG gtaTACACATCAATAAAGGTCTTCTTGCTCTTGGTAATGTCATAAGTGCACTAGGGGATGAGAAAAAGCGAAAGGAGGGTGTACATGTTCCTTATCGGGATAGCAAACTCACTCGACTCTTACAG GATTCACTTGGTGGAAACAGCAAAACTGTCATGATAG CTTGCATTAGTCCTGCTGATATCAATGCTGAGGAAACTCTCAATACTCTCAAGTATGCAAACCGTGCTCGTAATATTCAAAATAAGCCTGTA GTTAATCGAGATTTAATCTCCAATGAGATGCAGCAATTGCGCCAGCAGTTGAAGTATTTGCAGGCTGAACTTTGTTCTCGGGTAGGAGCTCCTGCTGATGAAGTGCGG GTTCTCAAGGAAAGGATTGCTTGGCTTGAGTCTACTAATGAGGACCTCTACAGAGAACTTCATAAATATCGCAGTAGATGTGCTTTTGTAGAGAGATGTGAAATTGATGAACCT aATGGACACATTATTCTCATGAAAACCGATGGGCTTGAGAGGCACTTTCAGAGCTTAGATTCATCTGACCATCCCATGGTTGGAAGTATATCAG GTGAGGATTCTAAGGAAACTGATGAAGCAGCTAAAGAGTTGGAGCATGTACTATTGCAAAATACCATGGATAAAGAAATGAATGAATTGAATAAGCGCTTGGAGCAGAAAGAg TCTGAGATGAAGGTCATTGCAGTTGATACTGAAACACTCAAACAACACTTTGGGAAGAAAATTTTGGAACTTGAGgaggagaaaagaaaagtgcag GAAGAGAGGGACCGTTTATTGCACGAGGTAGAGAATCTTGCTTCTAATTCAGATGGGCTAGCACACAAAACTCAAGATGTTCGTGGCCAAAAATTGAAGGCATTGGAAGCACAG ATTTTAGACCTCAGGAAGAAACAAGAAAGCCATGTGCAGCTATTAAAGCAAAAAGAGAAGAGTGAAGACGCTGCAAAAAGACTGCAGACTGAGATACAATATATCAAGGCTCAGAAG GTTCAGTTGCAGCATAAAATGAAGCAAGAGGCAGAACAATTTCGACAATGGAAGGCTTCTCGTGAGAAGGAGCTACTCCAG TTGAAAAAGGAGGGAAGAAAAAATGAGTACGAAAGACATAAGCTTGAGGCTCTAAACCAACGTCAGAAAATG GTTCTTCAAAGGAAGACAGAGGAAGCAACAATGGCTACGAAAAGGctaaaagaattgttggaggCCCGCAAATCTTCTCCCCGTGATAACTCTG TTTATTCAAATGGACATCTACAGCCTGGGCTG GTCAATGAAAAATCCCTCCAAAGGTGGCTTGATCAGGAGCTGGAGGTCATGGTACATGTGCATGAAGTTCGTGCTGAATATGACAAACAAAATCAAGT ccaAGCTGCACTGGAAGAGGAGTTGGCTTTACTAAAACAGGATCGGTTTTCAGATGGGCAGACTATTCCCAAAGGAAAGAGCAAATATTTGAG GCTGTTATCCATGTCACCAGATGCAAAAGTTGAGAGAATAGCTTCTCTTGAGAACATGTTGTGCATGTCCTCAGTTGCTTTGAAAGCCATGGCTTCACAACTCACTGAGGCAGAAGAAAGGGAACGAACATTAAATAACCGAGGTCGTTGGAACCAGCTACGCTCAATGGGAGATGCAAAGAATGTGCTTCAATATTTGTTCAATGCTACTGCAGAAGCAAG GTGCAAATTGTGGGAAAAGAATATGGAACTTCAGGATTTGAAAGAACAACTAAATGAGCTTGTAGCACTGCTACAACAAAGTGAAGCACAGAGAAAAGAACTTGTAAAggagcaaaaaataaaagaacaagcTGTTGCCATCACATTGGATACACCAGCATTG GAAAACTCACGGTCCTTAAAACACCTTGCGGATGAAATGAGTGGTCCGTTATCTCCAATGTCGCTTCCTGCACCAAAGCAACTCAAATTCACTCCTGGAGTTGTTAATTGGTCAGGCAGGGAGTCAGCTACATTTTTAGATGAAGCACGAAAG ATGATACCCATTGGAGAGTTGTCAACGAAGAGGCTAGCAGCTATAGGACAAGCCGGAAAACTTTGGAAGTGGAAGAGAAGTCATCATCAATGGCTGCTACAGTTTAAATGGAAGTGGCAGAAGCCCTGGAAACTCTCAGAATGGATCAAACACAGTGATGAGACAATTATGAG GTTGACAAGAGGACAGTTGATTGCAG GTACGATGTAA
- the LOC100790341 gene encoding kinesin-like protein KIN-4A isoform X1 produces the protein MEASEKCSVKVALHIRPLIADERQQGCIECVSVTPSKPQVQIGSHAFTFDYVYGNGGSPSVEMFEECVAPLVDGLFQGYNATVLAYGQTGSGKTYTMGTGYNDNCRSGLIPQVMNALFKKIETLKHQTEFQLRVSFIEILKEEVRDLFDRVSMGKPETSNSNGHSGKITVPGKSPIQIRETSNGVITLAGITEVAVSTLHEMSSYLEQGSLSRATGSTNMNNQSSRSHAIFTITLEQMHKLHSSSPTNDSSDEDMGEEYLSAKLHLVDLAGSERAKRTGSDGVRLKEGIHINKGLLALGNVISALGDEKKRKEGVHVPYRDSKLTRLLQDSLGGNSKTVMIACISPADINAEETLNTLKYANRARNIQNKPVVNRDLISNEMQQLRQQLKYLQAELCSRVGAPADEVRVLKERIAWLESTNEDLYRELHKYRSRCAFVERCEIDEPNGHIILMKTDGLERHFQSLDSSDHPMVGSISGEDSKETDEAAKELEHVLLQNTMDKEMNELNKRLEQKESEMKVIAVDTETLKQHFGKKILELEEEKRKVQEERDRLLHEVENLASNSDGLAHKTQDVRGQKLKALEAQILDLRKKQESHVQLLKQKEKSEDAAKRLQTEIQYIKAQKVQLQHKMKQEAEQFRQWKASREKELLQLKKEGRKNEYERHKLEALNQRQKMVLQRKTEEATMATKRLKELLEARKSSPRDNSVYSNGHLQPGLVNEKSLQRWLDQELEVMVHVHEVRAEYDKQNQVQAALEEELALLKQDRFSDGQTIPKGKSKYLRLLSMSPDAKVERIASLENMLCMSSVALKAMASQLTEAEERERTLNNRGRWNQLRSMGDAKNVLQYLFNATAEARCKLWEKNMELQDLKEQLNELVALLQQSEAQRKELVKEQKIKEQAVAITLDTPALENSRSLKHLADEMSGPLSPMSLPAPKQLKFTPGVVNWSGRESATFLDEARKMIPIGELSTKRLAAIGQAGKLWKWKRSHHQWLLQFKWKWQKPWKLSEWIKHSDETIMRLTRGQLIAVCMQVRCKLDSFLGFVRVVLLEKVWMLEKVVIILCSL, from the exons ATGGAAGCATCAGAGAAATGCTCTGTGAAAGTCGCTCTTCACATTCGTCCTCTCATTGCCGATGAACGACAACAAGGTTGCATTGAATGTGTTTCCGTTACGCCTTCGAAGCCTCAG GTTCAAATTGGGTCGCATGCCTTTACATTTGATTACGTTTATGGAAATGGTGGATCTCCTTCAGTTGAGATGTTTGAGGAATGCGTTGCTCCATTGGTTGATGGCTTATTCCAAGGATACAATGCTACAGTACTTGCCTATGGTCAG ACAGGATCTGGGAAAACATATACCATGGGAACTGGCTATAATGACAATTGTCGGAGTGGATTAATTCCTCAGGTTATGAATGCGTTGTTCAAGAAGATTGAAACACTAAAGCATCAAACAGAATTTCAGTTGCGAGTCTCCTTCATTGAG ATTTTGAAGGAAGAGGTGAGGGACTTGTTCGATAGGGTATCTATGGGCAAACCAGAAACCTCTAACTCTAATGGCCATTCTGGAAAAATAACTGTTCCTGGGAAGTCACCAATACAAATTCGTGAAACATCAAATGGAGTAATAACACTGGCAGGAATAACTGAAGTTGCTGTAAGTACATTACATGAGATGTCTTCTTACTTGGAGCAGGGTTCTTTAAGCAGGGCAACGGGAAGTACAAATATGAACAACCAGTCCAG TCGGTCACATGCCATTTTCACAATTACATTAGAACAGATGCACAAACTCCATTCTAGTTCTCCCACCAATGACTCTTCAGATGAGGATATGGGTGAAGAATACCTTTCAGCAAAGCTCCATTTGGTAGATCTAGCTGGATCTGAACGAGCTAAAAGAACAGGTTCTGATGGTGTTCGTTTGAAAGAAG gtaTACACATCAATAAAGGTCTTCTTGCTCTTGGTAATGTCATAAGTGCACTAGGGGATGAGAAAAAGCGAAAGGAGGGTGTACATGTTCCTTATCGGGATAGCAAACTCACTCGACTCTTACAG GATTCACTTGGTGGAAACAGCAAAACTGTCATGATAG CTTGCATTAGTCCTGCTGATATCAATGCTGAGGAAACTCTCAATACTCTCAAGTATGCAAACCGTGCTCGTAATATTCAAAATAAGCCTGTA GTTAATCGAGATTTAATCTCCAATGAGATGCAGCAATTGCGCCAGCAGTTGAAGTATTTGCAGGCTGAACTTTGTTCTCGGGTAGGAGCTCCTGCTGATGAAGTGCGG GTTCTCAAGGAAAGGATTGCTTGGCTTGAGTCTACTAATGAGGACCTCTACAGAGAACTTCATAAATATCGCAGTAGATGTGCTTTTGTAGAGAGATGTGAAATTGATGAACCT aATGGACACATTATTCTCATGAAAACCGATGGGCTTGAGAGGCACTTTCAGAGCTTAGATTCATCTGACCATCCCATGGTTGGAAGTATATCAG GTGAGGATTCTAAGGAAACTGATGAAGCAGCTAAAGAGTTGGAGCATGTACTATTGCAAAATACCATGGATAAAGAAATGAATGAATTGAATAAGCGCTTGGAGCAGAAAGAg TCTGAGATGAAGGTCATTGCAGTTGATACTGAAACACTCAAACAACACTTTGGGAAGAAAATTTTGGAACTTGAGgaggagaaaagaaaagtgcag GAAGAGAGGGACCGTTTATTGCACGAGGTAGAGAATCTTGCTTCTAATTCAGATGGGCTAGCACACAAAACTCAAGATGTTCGTGGCCAAAAATTGAAGGCATTGGAAGCACAG ATTTTAGACCTCAGGAAGAAACAAGAAAGCCATGTGCAGCTATTAAAGCAAAAAGAGAAGAGTGAAGACGCTGCAAAAAGACTGCAGACTGAGATACAATATATCAAGGCTCAGAAG GTTCAGTTGCAGCATAAAATGAAGCAAGAGGCAGAACAATTTCGACAATGGAAGGCTTCTCGTGAGAAGGAGCTACTCCAG TTGAAAAAGGAGGGAAGAAAAAATGAGTACGAAAGACATAAGCTTGAGGCTCTAAACCAACGTCAGAAAATG GTTCTTCAAAGGAAGACAGAGGAAGCAACAATGGCTACGAAAAGGctaaaagaattgttggaggCCCGCAAATCTTCTCCCCGTGATAACTCTG TTTATTCAAATGGACATCTACAGCCTGGGCTG GTCAATGAAAAATCCCTCCAAAGGTGGCTTGATCAGGAGCTGGAGGTCATGGTACATGTGCATGAAGTTCGTGCTGAATATGACAAACAAAATCAAGT ccaAGCTGCACTGGAAGAGGAGTTGGCTTTACTAAAACAGGATCGGTTTTCAGATGGGCAGACTATTCCCAAAGGAAAGAGCAAATATTTGAG GCTGTTATCCATGTCACCAGATGCAAAAGTTGAGAGAATAGCTTCTCTTGAGAACATGTTGTGCATGTCCTCAGTTGCTTTGAAAGCCATGGCTTCACAACTCACTGAGGCAGAAGAAAGGGAACGAACATTAAATAACCGAGGTCGTTGGAACCAGCTACGCTCAATGGGAGATGCAAAGAATGTGCTTCAATATTTGTTCAATGCTACTGCAGAAGCAAG GTGCAAATTGTGGGAAAAGAATATGGAACTTCAGGATTTGAAAGAACAACTAAATGAGCTTGTAGCACTGCTACAACAAAGTGAAGCACAGAGAAAAGAACTTGTAAAggagcaaaaaataaaagaacaagcTGTTGCCATCACATTGGATACACCAGCATTG GAAAACTCACGGTCCTTAAAACACCTTGCGGATGAAATGAGTGGTCCGTTATCTCCAATGTCGCTTCCTGCACCAAAGCAACTCAAATTCACTCCTGGAGTTGTTAATTGGTCAGGCAGGGAGTCAGCTACATTTTTAGATGAAGCACGAAAG ATGATACCCATTGGAGAGTTGTCAACGAAGAGGCTAGCAGCTATAGGACAAGCCGGAAAACTTTGGAAGTGGAAGAGAAGTCATCATCAATGGCTGCTACAGTTTAAATGGAAGTGGCAGAAGCCCTGGAAACTCTCAGAATGGATCAAACACAGTGATGAGACAATTATGAG GTTGACAAGAGGACAGTTGATTGCAG TATGCATGCAGGTACGATGTAAATTGGACAGTTTCCTGGGATTTGTCAGGGTCGTTTTGCTGGAGAAAGTTTGGATGTTGGAGAAAGTTGTCATAATTCTGTGTagcttgtaa